A portion of the Oxynema aestuarii AP17 genome contains these proteins:
- a CDS encoding ABC transporter permease, producing MWVGLSITLIFIAIALFAPLLQDWGWIDDPREFLANPVHEPPSADYWFGTSRLGYDVFSRTLFGTQVAWKIVLLATALSMAIGVPLGLVSGYLGGKLDRVLLFVMDTIYTLPGLLLSITLAFVVGRGILNAAIALSIAYVPQYYRVVRNHTVSVKTELFVEAAQAIGAPTSRVLSRYLFLNVIQSVPVLFTLNAADAILVLGGLGFLGLGLPEEIPEWGHDLRQALDALSTGVWWTAFFPGCTMTLMVVGLSLLGEGLNELVNPKFRRE from the coding sequence ATGTGGGTGGGATTGAGTATTACATTAATTTTTATCGCGATCGCCCTATTCGCCCCCCTGTTACAAGATTGGGGCTGGATTGACGACCCCAGAGAGTTTCTCGCCAATCCCGTCCACGAACCTCCCTCCGCCGACTATTGGTTCGGGACGTCCCGCCTCGGGTACGACGTGTTTTCGCGAACCTTATTCGGAACCCAAGTGGCGTGGAAAATCGTGTTACTGGCGACGGCGTTAAGTATGGCGATCGGGGTTCCCCTGGGATTGGTGAGCGGCTATCTCGGGGGAAAGTTAGATCGGGTGTTACTGTTCGTGATGGATACAATTTATACATTACCCGGTTTGCTGCTCTCGATTACCCTCGCTTTTGTGGTCGGTCGAGGGATACTGAATGCGGCGATCGCCCTGAGTATTGCCTACGTCCCCCAATATTACCGAGTAGTTCGCAACCACACCGTCAGCGTCAAAACCGAACTGTTTGTAGAAGCGGCGCAGGCGATCGGGGCGCCCACCTCGCGGGTTCTCTCTCGCTATTTATTTCTCAATGTCATTCAGAGTGTCCCGGTTTTATTTACCCTCAACGCCGCCGACGCGATTCTCGTTTTGGGCGGTTTGGGCTTCCTCGGTTTGGGATTGCCCGAAGAAATCCCCGAATGGGGTCACGATTTGCGTCAAGCCCTCGATGCCTTATCTACAGGGGTCTGGTGGACGGCCTTTTTCCCGGGCTGTACGATGACGTTGATGGTGGTGGGTTTGTCCTTATTAGGGGAAGGGTTGAATGAGTTGGTCAATCCGAAGTTTCGGCGAGAGTAG
- the trxB gene encoding thioredoxin-disulfide reductase, producing MATPNVENLVIIGSGPAGFTAAIYAARANLKPVVFEGYQMGGLPGGQLMTTTEVENFPGFPEGITGPKLMERMKAQAERWGAELYTEDVTSVDLSQRPFTVRSDEREFKTHSIVIATGATAKRLHLPNEDKFWNNGISACAICDGASPIFKNVELAVIGGGDTAAEESVYLTKYASHVHLLVRRDEMRASKAMQDRVLRNPKLTVHWNTEAVGVFGQEGGQMEGVEIVNNQTGEKSQLKVRGLFYAIGHTPNTQIFKGQIDLDEKGYIVTKPDSVETNVTGVYAVGDVQDHEFRQAVTAAGSGCMGAMLAERWLAEEGLAQEFHQTEESEKPPEPEKEVQADTEATFNPEETRHVGSYALRKLYHESDRLLMVKYVSPTCGPCHTLKPILNKVVDEFEGRIHFVEIDIEQDPEIADNAGVTGTPTIQFFKDKGLVGQMRGVKQKSEYRQMIENNL from the coding sequence ATGGCAACCCCCAACGTTGAAAACCTAGTCATTATCGGATCCGGACCAGCCGGATTTACCGCCGCGATTTACGCCGCCCGAGCCAACCTCAAACCCGTCGTCTTTGAAGGATACCAAATGGGTGGTTTGCCGGGAGGTCAACTGATGACCACCACGGAAGTCGAAAACTTCCCCGGGTTTCCCGAAGGGATTACCGGGCCGAAATTAATGGAACGGATGAAAGCACAAGCCGAACGCTGGGGCGCCGAACTCTACACCGAAGACGTGACCTCCGTAGACTTGAGCCAACGTCCGTTTACCGTGCGCTCCGACGAGAGAGAATTTAAAACCCACAGCATTGTCATTGCCACCGGGGCGACGGCGAAGCGCTTGCACTTACCCAACGAGGATAAGTTCTGGAATAACGGGATTTCCGCCTGTGCGATTTGCGACGGGGCCAGCCCGATTTTTAAAAATGTCGAATTGGCGGTCATTGGCGGCGGCGATACGGCGGCGGAAGAATCGGTCTATTTGACCAAATATGCCTCTCACGTTCACTTACTCGTCCGTCGCGACGAGATGCGCGCCTCCAAAGCGATGCAAGACCGGGTGTTGAGAAACCCCAAACTGACCGTCCACTGGAACACGGAAGCGGTCGGCGTTTTCGGTCAGGAAGGCGGACAGATGGAAGGGGTGGAAATCGTCAACAATCAGACGGGCGAAAAAAGCCAATTGAAGGTACGCGGGCTGTTTTACGCGATCGGACATACGCCGAATACGCAGATTTTTAAAGGACAGATCGACCTCGACGAGAAAGGGTATATCGTCACGAAACCGGACTCGGTAGAAACCAACGTCACCGGAGTGTACGCCGTCGGCGACGTTCAAGACCACGAATTCCGCCAAGCGGTGACGGCGGCGGGGTCGGGATGTATGGGGGCGATGCTCGCCGAACGCTGGTTAGCAGAGGAAGGGTTGGCGCAAGAGTTCCATCAAACGGAGGAGTCCGAGAAGCCTCCCGAACCTGAAAAAGAGGTGCAGGCGGATACGGAAGCGACGTTTAATCCGGAAGAAACCCGCCACGTGGGCAGTTATGCTTTACGCAAGTTGTATCACGAGAGCGATCGCCTGTTGATGGTGAAATACGTGTCGCCGACGTGCGGTCCGTGTCACACCCTTAAGCCGATTTTGAATAAGGTGGTCGATGAGTTTGAGGGTCGGATTCACTTTGTCGAAATTGACATCGAGCAAGATCCGGAGATCGCCGACAATGCCGGAGTAACCGGAACGCCGACGATTCAGTTTTTCAAAGACAAAGGCTTGGTCGGTCAAATGCGAGGGGTCAAGCAAAAGAGCGAGTATCGCCAGATGATTGAGAATAATCTCTAG